In Lates calcarifer isolate ASB-BC8 linkage group LG23, TLL_Latcal_v3, whole genome shotgun sequence, a single genomic region encodes these proteins:
- the fbxl15 gene encoding F-box/LRR-repeat protein 15 isoform X1 — MMGEEAKMRTRCHLLDLPWEDVLVPHILCYLPLQHLVSLQRVSKQFHSLIQVYLANCRKFDLSTIGPCIPKEAFCSMLKDNKVLQSLSLQNCSDWVTDKELLPVIGQNQHLQRVDMSGCVWLTRHSLVAVSLSCMHLQHLGLAHCEWVDSLSLRSLADHCGGLQSIDLTACRQLKDDAICYLAKKCLKLRSLSLAVNANVTDESVEEVAKNCRGLEQLDLTGCLRVRNQSIRTLAEYCPKLQSLKVNHCHNVTESSLDPLRKRNVVIDVEPPLQRALVLLQDVLGFAPFINLQI, encoded by the exons ATGATGGGTGAAGAAGCTAAGATGAGAAC CAGATGTCACCTTTTAGACCTGCCCTGGGAGGATGTACTTGTTCCACACATTTTATGCTATTTGCCGCTGCAACATCTGGTCAGCCTGCAGAGGGTGAGCAAACAGTTCCACAGCCTCATCCAGGTGTATCTAGCCAACTGCAGGAAGTTCGATCTGTCGACG ATTGGACCATGCATTCCCAAGGAAGCATTTTGCTCCATGTTAAAGGACAACAAAGTTCTCCAGAGCCTGTCACTTCAGAACTGTTCAGACTGGGTGACAGATAAGGAGCTGCTGCCTGTTATCGGCCAGAACCAGCATCTGCAGAGAGTGGACATGAGCGGGTGTGTTTGGCTCACCCGCCACTCCCTGGTGGCCGTGTCCTTGAGCTGCATGCACCTCCAGCACCTCGGCCTGGCGCACTGCGAGTGGGTGGACAGCCTGTCCCTGCGCAGCCTGGCTGATCACTGCGGGGGGCTGCAGTCGATCGACCTCACTGCCTGCCGCCAGCTCAAGGACGACGCCATCTGCTACCTGGCCAAGAAGTGTTTGAAGTTGAGGTCTCTGTCTTTGGCAGTCAATGCCAACGTCACTGACGAGTCGGTGGAGGAGGTGGCCAAGAACTGCAGGGGCCTGGAGCAGCTGGACCTGACAGGTTGCCTGAGGGTCAGGAACCAGTCCatcag GACTCTTGCAGAGTACTGCCCAAAGCTGCAGTCCCTGAAGGTGAATCATTGCCACAATGTGACAGAGTCCAGCCTTGATCCTCTTCGAAAGCGCAATGTTGTGATAGATGTTGAGCCGCCCTTACAGAGGGCTCTGGTACTTCTTCAGGATGTCCTGGGGTTCGCTCCCTTTATCAATCTCCAGATATAA
- the fbxl15 gene encoding F-box/LRR-repeat protein 15 isoform X2 — MMGEEAKMRTCHLLDLPWEDVLVPHILCYLPLQHLVSLQRVSKQFHSLIQVYLANCRKFDLSTIGPCIPKEAFCSMLKDNKVLQSLSLQNCSDWVTDKELLPVIGQNQHLQRVDMSGCVWLTRHSLVAVSLSCMHLQHLGLAHCEWVDSLSLRSLADHCGGLQSIDLTACRQLKDDAICYLAKKCLKLRSLSLAVNANVTDESVEEVAKNCRGLEQLDLTGCLRVRNQSIRTLAEYCPKLQSLKVNHCHNVTESSLDPLRKRNVVIDVEPPLQRALVLLQDVLGFAPFINLQI, encoded by the exons ATGATGGGTGAAGAAGCTAAGATGAGAAC ATGTCACCTTTTAGACCTGCCCTGGGAGGATGTACTTGTTCCACACATTTTATGCTATTTGCCGCTGCAACATCTGGTCAGCCTGCAGAGGGTGAGCAAACAGTTCCACAGCCTCATCCAGGTGTATCTAGCCAACTGCAGGAAGTTCGATCTGTCGACG ATTGGACCATGCATTCCCAAGGAAGCATTTTGCTCCATGTTAAAGGACAACAAAGTTCTCCAGAGCCTGTCACTTCAGAACTGTTCAGACTGGGTGACAGATAAGGAGCTGCTGCCTGTTATCGGCCAGAACCAGCATCTGCAGAGAGTGGACATGAGCGGGTGTGTTTGGCTCACCCGCCACTCCCTGGTGGCCGTGTCCTTGAGCTGCATGCACCTCCAGCACCTCGGCCTGGCGCACTGCGAGTGGGTGGACAGCCTGTCCCTGCGCAGCCTGGCTGATCACTGCGGGGGGCTGCAGTCGATCGACCTCACTGCCTGCCGCCAGCTCAAGGACGACGCCATCTGCTACCTGGCCAAGAAGTGTTTGAAGTTGAGGTCTCTGTCTTTGGCAGTCAATGCCAACGTCACTGACGAGTCGGTGGAGGAGGTGGCCAAGAACTGCAGGGGCCTGGAGCAGCTGGACCTGACAGGTTGCCTGAGGGTCAGGAACCAGTCCatcag GACTCTTGCAGAGTACTGCCCAAAGCTGCAGTCCCTGAAGGTGAATCATTGCCACAATGTGACAGAGTCCAGCCTTGATCCTCTTCGAAAGCGCAATGTTGTGATAGATGTTGAGCCGCCCTTACAGAGGGCTCTGGTACTTCTTCAGGATGTCCTGGGGTTCGCTCCCTTTATCAATCTCCAGATATAA
- the gpx9 gene encoding glutathione peroxidase 9, which produces MANKSVYDFSAETLDGQPVPLCNYRGKVLLIVNVATFUGSTIEEYHRLNALMEMFGDLSFTVLGFPCNQFGLQSPEVNHETLNILKYVRPGGGFVPKFPVFGKVEVNGLNEEPLFTYLKESLPFVNPVIGDIKKFYWSPLKVNDIRWNFEKFLITADGMPFKRYELHCPIETVEKDIAELV; this is translated from the exons ATGGCGAATAAATCAGTCTATGATTTCTCTGCTGAGACCCTGGATGGACAGCCGGTTCCGCTCTGTAACTACAGGGGTAAGGTGCTTCTCATCGTCAATGTTGCCACCTTCTGAGGGTCAACGATAGAGGAG taCCACCGACTGAATGCACTGATGGAAATGTTTGGTGACCTTAGCTTCACTGTCTTAGGATTCCCTTGCAATCAATTTGGTCTTCAGTCACCTG AAGTGAATCATGAAACCCTCAATATTCTGAAATATGTCAGACCTGGTGGGGGGTTTGTGCCAAAGTTTCCTGTCTTTGGCAAGGTGGAGGTGAATGGATTAAATGAAGAGCCTCTTTTCACCTATCTAAAG GAATCTTTGCCATTTGTGAACCCTGTTATTGGAGATATAAAGAAATTCTACTGGTCCCCATTGAAAGTCAATGACATACGATGGAATTTTGAGAAATTTCTCATTACTGCAGATGGCATGCCCTTCAAAAG GTATGAACTTCACTGCCCCATTGAGACAGTGGAGAAGGACATAGCAGAACTTGTCTGA